The genome window ACTTCCCGTTCTTAATGGCGGCATGGAAAATCGCACCGGCATTGGCGGCAGGTTGTACCGTAGTAATCCACCCCTCCAGCACCACTTCGTTAAGCCTGTTATCTTTTGCACAAAAAATTAATCATTTACTGCCGAAAGGTGTATTAAATGTAATTACTGGTAAAGGCTCGAAATCGGGCGAATATATGCTTAAACACAAAGGCTTTAACAAATTGGCATTTACCGGTTCGACTGAAGTGGGACGTCATATTGCGATTTCTGCCGCAGAATTACTCATTCCGGCAACCTTAGAATTAGGCGGTAAATCGGCTAATATTTTCTTTGACGATATGCCGTTCGACAAAGCATTAGAGGGCGCACAAAAAGGTATTTTATTCAATCAAGGACAAGTCTGTTGTGCCGGTTCACGCATCTTTGTACAAGAAGGAATTTATGACAAATTTGTGGCAGCATTAGCCGAAGAATTTAAGAAAGTCAAAGTCGGTTTACCGTGGGAAGATGACACTCAAATGGGTGCACAAGTCAATGCAGGGCGACTCAACACTATCTTAAAATATGTCAAAATCGGTGAAGAAGAAGGATGTCGCATTATTACCGGCGGTAAAAAAGTCTTAGCTGATAACCTTGTCAATGGCGAATTTGTCGAACCGACTTTAATTGAATCGAAAGATAATAACAGCCGAATTGCTCAAGAAGAAATCTTCGGACCGGTGGCAACCGTGATTAAATTTAAAACCGAAGAAGACGTTATCCGTATGGCGAACGATTCGGAATACGGCTTAGGCGGCGGTGTTTGGACTAAAGACATTAATCGTGCATTACGTGTTGCACAAGCGATCGAAACCGGTCGTGTTTGGGTCAATTGCTACAATATTCTGCCGGCGGGCGCACCATTCGGCGGTTATAAATCTTCTGGTATCGGGCGTGAAACCCACCAAATGATGTTAGATGCTTATACCCAAGTGAAAAATATCTACATCAGTACCCGTGAAGAACGTGAAGGTATGTACTAATTTTTCATTATAATCTCCAAAATCAGCGGTCTAATTTCCCAGCTTTTTTGCAAAATTTAGCGGAAATTAGACCGCTTTTATATCATTTTAGTATAAAAAAATGCCTTTTGTTCTTTACTCCATAGCTCAGAAAAGGTAATCTCTCGCCACTTTTTATTTTACGATTTATTTAAAATCCTACTTGGAGAAGCACTTATGAAATTAGCGACTTTAACTAAAGTAAGTGCAGGTGTATTAGTAGCACTTGCCTTAACCGCTTGTGACGATAAAAATACCGATGCTAAAACTGTAGCGAAACCGGTTGCTGAAAAAACTTTTGTGAACTGTGTTAGCCGTTCACCACAACATTTAAGTCCGGCATTAGCAATGGACGGGATTTCTTACAATGCGAGTTCTCAGCAAGTTTATAACCGTTTAGTTGAATTTAAACGTGGTTCGACAGAGATTGAACCAGCATTAGCCGAATCTTGGGATATTTCAGAAGACGGTTTAACTTACACTTTCCATTTACGTAAAGGGGTAAAATTCCACTCAAACAAAGAATTTACTCCAAGCCGTGATTTTAATGCGGATGACGTAGTCTTTTCATTTAACCGTCAGTTAGACCCGAATCATCCTTACCATACGGTATCAAAAGCGACTTATCCGTACTTTAAAGCGATGAAATTCCCAACTTTATTAAAATCGGTAGAGAAAGTGGATGATCATACGGTGAAATTTACCTTAACCAAACGTGATGCGACCTTCGTTTCAAGTTTAGGGATGGACTTCACTTCGATCTATTCTGCCGAATATGCAGATGCGATGTTAAAAGCCGGTAAACCGGAAACTATCGATACGACACCGATTGGTACTGGTCCATTTGCCTTTACCGGTTACGTATTAGATCAGGCAAGCCGTTATGTGGCACATAAAGATTATTGGAAAGGTAAAGCTGATTTTGACCGCTTAATTTTTGAAATTGTGCCGGATGCAACCGCTCGTTATGCAAAATTACAAGCAGGTCAGTGCGACTTAATTGACTTCCCGAATGCGACTGATATTGAAAAGATGAAAACCGATCCGAAAGTACAATTACTTTCACAACCGGGTTTAAATATCGCTTATGTGGCATTTAATACCGAAAAAGCACCGTTTGATAATGTCAAAGTACGCCAAGCGTTAAATCTTGCGGTAGATAAAAAAGCGATTATTGATGTGGTTTACCAAGGTGCCGGTATTGCGGCGAAAAATCCATTGCCGCCAACTATTTGGGGCTACAACGACAGCTTACCAGAATCAGAATTTAATATTGAAAAAGCGAAACAACTTTTAGCAGAAGCTGGCTATCCGAATGGTTTTGAAACTGAACTTTGGGTACAACCAGTAGTGCGTGCTTCAAATCCGAACCCACGCCGTATGTCTGAAATCATTCAGGCAGACTGGGCGAAAATCGGGGTAAAAGCAAAATTAGTCACTTACGAATGGGGCGATTATATTAAACGTACTAAAGCAGGTGAATTAACTGCCGGTACCTATGGCTGGTCGGGTGATAACGGTGATCCAGATAACTTCTTATCACCATTATTCGGTTCAGCAAACGTTGGCAACAGTAACTATGCTCGTTTTAATAGCCCTGAGTTGGATGCGTTATTAGATAAAGCCCTCGGCTTATCGGATAAAGCGGAACGTACAAGACTCTACGAACAGGCACAAGTATTGTTAAGAGAACAAGCACCGTGGATTAACGTGGCACACTCGATTAACTTTGCACCGACTAGTAAACGTGTACAAGACTACAAACAAAGTCCGTTCGGTTACACTTATCTGTACGGTACAAAACTTGCTGACTAAAAGTCTTTAGACTAATTCAGGCAAATCAACAAAAATGGTGGGAAATCCCACCATTTTTTATTTCCGTTATCTTATGGTGATAGCCTTTCTTTATGCCACTTTCCTTCAACAAGGCGATAATAAATCCTGTCATGCAAACGGCTTGGCCTGCCCTGCCAAAATTCAATACGTTCTGGTAACACAATATAACCGCCCCAATGAGGTGGGCGAGGTACGTGTAACGGGTGTTTCGCCGCAATCAATGCCGCCTTTGCCACCAACTCGCTTTTACTGGCTAACACTTGACTCTGATTACTTGCCCAAGCTCCGACTTGGCTGGTATAAGGACGGCTGGCAAAATAGCGATCCGATTCCTCAGCTGAAATTTTCTCAATCTGTCCTTCAATCCGTACCGAACGTTCTAACTCCGCCCAAAAAAAGGTTAATGCCGCATAAGGATTTTGCTCAATCGCTTGCCCCTTACGGCTTTGATAATTGGTAAAAAACACAAAGCCGTTTGGATTCACCTCTTTTAATAACACAATACGGCTGGTCGGTTTGCCGTCAAGAACGGTGGCAACGTTCATCGCTGTCGGCTCATTCGCTTTAGCGGTAATCGCTTCCTGTAACCATTGTTCGAATTGTTGAATCGGATCCGCATGGCAATGCGCTTGGGACAATTCTTGTTTACTATAATCTTCTCGAATGTTGTGTAGATCCATGTTTTTCCTCTACAAACTAGAAAACAAAAGCGGTCAAATTTCCGCAAAATTTTGCAAAAATTCAACCGCTTGTATTACGCAGATTTTGCCGCTTCTGAAGCCGGTTTACGACGTTTACCAATATTTTTGGTGTCTTTATGACGCACTTTTACTTTGGCTTTTGCCGCTTCTTTCTTCGCTTCTTTACGTTTTTTAATACGTGCTTTTTCTTTTTTGGTCGTAGTATTCAACTCACCGTCTTTCGGCGCTTTGGTACGAGGTTCTAAACCTTCAATCACCCTCGCTTTTAACAACTCTTCGGTATAGCGTTTGATTTTGCCTAACAGTTTGTAATCATGCGCTTCAACCAACGAAATCGCCGATCCTTTTTTACCGGCACGAGCGGTACGACCGATACGGTGCAAATAGGTATCTGCACTATACGGTAAGTCGAAGTTAATCACATAATCGACATCATCAATATCAATACCACGAGCGGCAACATCCGTCGCTACCAATACATTCACTACACCGTCTTTCAAACGGGCGATCGCTTGGTTACGCTGAGTTTGTGCCATATCGCCTTCTAAATAAGTCGAACGTAAGCCACGTTTACGTAACGTATCGCTTAACTCACGCACATCTTCACGACGGCGAACGAATACAATCGCTTTTTCCATTTCCATCGTAGAAATTAAACGAGCAAGCAATTTGGTTTTGTGTTCTAAGTTATCCGCATGGTAATACCATTGTTGGATTTTTTTACGCTCACGGCGACTTGGTTCCGCATCAATTTTTAACGGGTTATCCAAAATACGGTCAGTAAAATCCACCAACAATTCGCCTTCTAGCGTTGCCGAGAATAACCACGTGTGTTTACGCCAACGGGTTTCCGCCGCAATTTTTTCCGCATCTTGACCAAAGCCCATTTGTAACATACGGTCTGCTTCATCAAAGATCAAAATCTCTACCGCACGGCAGTCAAAATTTTCTTCTTTGATATATTGCATTAAACGTCCCGGTGTCGCGACCACAATATCTTGGTTGCTGTTAAACACTTCGCCGTGGTTTTGATACGCCACACCGCCGGTAATCGTCGCAATACTAAGCTTGGTAAATTCGGCAAAAGCTTGCGCTTCTTCCGCTACTTGCATCGCAAGTTCACGAGTCGGCGTTAAAATTAAAATACGAGGTGCGCCCGGTTTACGGCGTGGGTAATCCAATAAATGTTGAATTGCCGGCAATAAAAATGCGGCAGTTTTGCCGGTGCCGGTTGGTGCCGAACCAAGCAAATCACGTCCGTCAAGCGCGTGTGGAATGGTTTCCGCTTGTACGGCGGTCGGGCGTTTGTAACCTTTTTTATTGAGTGCTTTTAACAGTTGAGGAGCTAAATCTAATTCCTCAAAGGTCATGAATGGGGTTTCAGTGGTCATTATGTTTAATGTTCCTAATCATTTATAAATACAGTGCCATCACAACGGCATTTTCTCTTGCGCCACTCGGTGTCGGATAATAATTTTTACGAATAGTGACTTCATTAAAACCGAGTGCGTCATATAATTTTTGTGCGGCGAGATTGGATTCTCGCACTTCTAGCCAAAGCGTTAAGATACCTTGTTCACGCAGTCTTTCAATTAAGGCAGATAATAAACGTTTGCCGTAACCTTTTGCTTGAAAACTCGGATCAACAGCGATATTAAATAAAGTGGCTTCGTCCAATACGGTTTGGCAAATGGCAAAAGCCACAATTTGATCTTGTTCGGTCAGCTTAAGATTTAAGTATTTGTCACCTTGATTATTTAGCAAAGTACCTTTGCTCCAAGGTACAAGATGAGCGGCTTGTTCAATTTCAAACAAGCGGTCAAAATCCGATTCATTCACTACTTCAATCATGATTATCCTCAAAATGCTGACAAAATGCCGCCATTTGTCGCCAAAGTTGGCGTTTAGTTGCGACATTAGTTAAATCTTGCCACGAGCTATGTTGCCAAGCGGTCTGATTTGCAAATTTTTTTGCAATTTCAACCGCTTGTGATTCTGCTTGGATTAACCAAAAAATAGGCTGATGTTCAAAAGCTAAACGCTGGGCTTGTTCCGCATCCAACCATTGATATTGGTTTGGTCGCAACTGCAAGGTGCGTAAAATATCCGAAAACAGACCGCTAGTTTGATGATTCTCTTCACATACCACAACCAGTTTCACCGCTTTATCCAAGCGAATTTGCGCATCGCCCTTTAATACTTGCGGTTTTGTTAGCACCCATTGAGGAATATTCATCTCATTTAATAGCAAATCTCGCCGATTCATCTCATACCTCGCAAAAACAAGTAGGGAATAGTACCAAAAGTCGGTAAAATGCGGAAATGTTTTTATGATTAAGCCCTGTAATATAGGGAAACAAAAGGATAGTTATGCTCTCTCTTGAAAGTGAAGTGTTAAACCGTCATTTGCCTTTATTTGCCAATAAATCCATTTTATTTTTTGGTGATATTCGAGATCGCTTTGTCGATCAAATAAAAGCGAATGCGAAAAGTGTAGACATTTTTAGCAGTTATTTCGATTATGCACGCCAATATGCCGATGTGAACTTCGGCTTAGATTGTGAAATTAAAGCAGAATTAGCCGTCTTTTACTGGACTAAAAACAAACAGGAATGCCAATATCAATTACTGCAATGGCTTTCACAAGCCGCTGTGGGGCAGGAAATGTTGATTATCGGTGAAAACCGTGCCGGTGTGCGTTCGGTAGAAAAGCTACTTGAATCTTACGGCAGTATCGCCAAAATTGATTCCGCTCGTCGGCGCGGTTTATATCATTTTGAGCTCAAAAATGTACCACAATTTAACCGCAAAGCCTTTTGGAAATCTTACCAGTTATCGGATCTCACTATTTTTGCTTTACCTGCCGTATTTAGTTCGGCAGAATTAGACGGTGGCACGCAATTATTGCTTTCGAGTTTTAATAAAGCAGACCGCTTAAAAGGTAAAGTGTTGGATCTTGGCTGTGGTGCCGGTGTGATTGGGGCAAGTCTTAAACAACAATTCGAAAAAATCAAATTAACCATGTCCGATATTCATGCGATGGCGCTCGAATCATCTCGTCGTACACTTGCGGAAAATGCACTGGAAGGAGCAATTGTGGCAAGCGATGTTTTTTCAAATATCGAAGAACGTTTTGATTTGATTGTATCTAATCCGCCGTTTCACGATGGCATTGATACCGCTTATCGAGCAGTGGAAGATTTAATCGCCCAAGCGAAACAACATTTAAATCGCGGTGGTGAACTGCGTATTGTCGCGAATGCTTTCTTACCTTATCCAAATTTACTGGATCAGGCTTTCGGCTCGCATAAAATGATTGCAAAATCAAATAAATTTAAGGTGTATTCGGCAATCGCAAGATAGCTCCCCTTTAAAAAGACGGCAAAATCCTGACCTGCCGTCTTGTTCTTTTAAGTTTTGGCTAGTGTCCAAACCTGAATTTCTTGAACTCCCTTTTTCAATAATTCCGCACAAATCGTATTAAGCGTTGAACCGGTGGTGACAACATCATCAATAATCGCAACTCGCCGATAATGTTTAATCGGCTGATAAGAAAATGCTCCCTTTAAATTATGACGGCGTTCTAGTGCAGACAATTCTCGTTGTGCTTGAGTTGATTTGGTACGAATTAAGCTCCGGGTATCCAATGGTAATCTCAACCAATTAGCCAAATAATTTGCAATCAACTCACTTTGATTAAAGCCTCTTTGCCAATAACGTTGCCAATGTAGCGGAACAGGCATAAGTACCTCAGGTAACATTAATTGATGTTCGCGGCGAGCATTTTTAACCGCCAGTAAAAGTAAACGGGCAAGTGGACGATCCAGCCAATATTTTCCTTGAAACTTAAAGTGATGGATCCATTCTGCCAACGGTGCTTTATAACGTGAAACCAATACCATTCGTTGCCATTTAGGTTCATTACGCAAACATTCGCCACAATATAAATGCGACTCAGCCAATAATGCTCCGCAACAACCGCAATATGGGGCTTGTTCCAACCGACGATAACAACGGCTACAAATGCCTTGTGTTGCGATCCGTAACACCCGTTCACATTCAATACAACGAAAACAGCAAATATTCATTCTTTCCTCCAGATATATAACCCTTTGTATCAAATTTCTGTTGGAAAAATGCGAGAATTTTTGCGATACGGATCGGAAAAACGTACAATTCCATGTTAAAAATAGGGAGAGAAACTATGAATAAACCACAGCAACCAATTAAGATCGTCTTTTTTGATATTGATGAAACCCTTTATATCAAACAAAAAGCATTAATTCCTGAATCGATTAAAAAAGAAGTGTTACCTCGTTTAAAAGAAAAAGGCATTATGACGGCGATTGCAACCGGGAGAAATTTCGGTAGTTTACCAAAAGCCTTAAAACCTCTCATTGATAATCACTACTTTGAATTATTCGTCACCATTAACGGACAATATAATTTCTATCAAGATCAACTTATTAGTGAATATGCACTAACTGCTTCGCAAATTGCAAGATGTATCGAAAAACTAACCGCTCTCGGCATTGTTTATGCTTTTGTGACTAAAGATGAGATCGCCGTTTCACAAGATAATGATATTGTACGTGAAGCACTTAATCCGATTAAGCCCGATTATATTGTTGATCCCAAATATTACTTACATCACACCGCCGTACAATTATTAGCTTTCTATCCCGAATCGCAAGATCAAGAAGTCATTGATAGCGGTATTTTCAGTGATGAATTAAAAGTCTGTCGTTGGCATCCAATGGGTGTTGATATTCTTAGAAAAGAAAATTCAAAAGCACGTGGTATAGAAGATGTAATTAAACACTTCGGTTTAAATATTGAAAATACAATGGCGTTCGGTGACGGCTTTAATGATATGGAAATGTTTGATACGGTTGGTTTTAGTGTCGCAATGGGTAATGCGGAAAACGAACTGAAAGAGCGAGCAGATTATGTTACCAAGCCTATTGAAGAAGACGGTATTCTTCACGCTTTAGAACAACTTGATATTATTTAATTTTGCTTAAGCTATCGTGTTCGATAGCTTTTTTATATTTTGTTAATAATCATTCTCATATATAATAGTACATAGCCTTTACATTATTTACCATTAGAGAGTATATGAAATTTAAATTAGTCTTTACACTTTTATCTATTAGTTGCGCCTTCCATCACTTGCTGAAATTGAAAATGTTTCACAAAAAATTTCCGAACGCTTAGATGATCTACGTGCACAAACTGAAGTCACTACTCCACGCCATATCAATAAGACGATTGAACAACCGAAAATTGCGGCACCTCAAAGAGAAAGTAAACAAATATCAATGACAAAAGAGGCATTAATCCAACGGCCAGACTTACTTTCTAATGCACTAAATTTAGCATTATTACAAGGCAATACGGATACAGTCGAATTTCTCTTCCCGCTATATCAAAAAATGCCGAAACGTTATCAAGATAGTGGTTTTATTAAATGGTCAGAGGCCATTTTAGCTCGTCATTACGGCGATTATACAAAAACTATTCAACATTATCGTGAAATCCTAGCAACCTATCCGGAGGCAACCGCCGCTCGCTTACAGCTGGCTATTGCCCTATTTGAAAATAATCAATACGAGGCTTCCGAAGACCAATTCCAAAAAGTTCGTTCCGATAATATTCCAAATGAAATAAAAGCATTAACCGATAAATATCTTTCTGCGATGAGTTATAGAGATCGTTGGAATTTTTCCGGCGGTATCACTTATCTCAACGACCCGAATATCAATAATGCACCAAAAGGTGGTACACGTTACGGCAACTGGACAGCACCAAAATCGGAATCAGCTCAAGGATTCGGATTTAATTTTAATATTGGTAAAAAATGGTCGTGGGGAAACGGCTTCTATAATGAATTACGCCTAGATACAAATGGAAAATATTACTGGAACAACAAAAAATATAATGAAGTGAGTACCCGAGGTAATTTTGGTTTAGGTTATCAAACCGCTCGTTTAAATATCGCATTATTACCTTTTATGGAACAGACGTGGTATGCAGGCGGTTCAAAAAGTAGTGAATCGATCAAACGTTTCTCTAAATCAGGCGGTACAATGCTTGAAACTACCTATTGGATTTCGCCTCAATGGCAATGGAATAATGCCTATGAATATGCCGAAATGCGTTATATGGATCGCTTACATTTAAACGGCAATTATCACTTTATCTCGAGCGGATTAACTTACCTTACCAATGCTAATCAATATTGGTTTACAAACCTAAACTATAACCGTACTTCAACACGAGATAAAGACGATAGTTATATACGCCGGGGGCTAAATTTAGGATGGGGGCAAGAATGGAATTTAGGAGTTTCAACTCGCTTATCACTCAGCTATGCACAAAAAAATTATAAAGCACCTATGCCTATTTTCAGCATTACCCAACGCAATAAAGAATATGGTGTTACCGCAAGTATTTGGCATCGTGCTATCCATTATTGGGGAATTACACCACGTTTAACTTATAGCTTTACTAAAGTAAAAAGTAACCATACTTTTTACAGCTATGACAAACATCGAGTCTTTATTGAGTTTAGTAAACGTTTCTAATTTAATAACACATTATGTGCTAAAAAAGACCGCTTGTAGGCTATACAAGCGGTCTTTTTTATTTGAAAAGATACGTTGAAATTATAAACTTAAGTAAATAACCAACATCAAACGCAAAGAAAAAATAGCGATAAAGTATAATGTATAAATTTTTAATCTAAGAAATATCTAGGGAAAAATTTATATGACATTTACGAAAAATCGTATTGCACTAGCAATTTTATTTGGCATACCTACGGTTTCAGTCGTGATGCCTACTGTAGCAGTAGCACAATCTCGCTTTGATGTTACGGATCAGTTGCAATTCCAACAGGCATTAAATGCCGCAAAAATTAATCAAACACTTACAGTTATTTCGCTGTTAAATGATATTGTAATTTCCACTTATAACACAGCGGCAAATGATAAAAGAGCTTTACCATTAGAAATGGGCAATGTCACCATTGAAGGTAACAATCGTTCATTAACCGTGCGTGCGGCTCCGATTTCTTTAACCGGTAATGTTGTAATGAGTAATCTCAAATTAATTTTACCACCTGCTACCGGGGAAATTAATCTTGACGTCACCGCCAAAAGTCAGGAAGAAGTCACACAATTTATTTATCAAAACGGCAAAGATCTCACGCTCAATAATGTTGATACTCAAATCAACCAAAATGCAAAGAGTCTTGCAACGATTGTGATGGGTAACGGCACAGATACATCTGGTGAAGGTAATGGTACATTAACCTTAAGCGGTGTTGTTGGAAAACCACATTTTACCAAAGTAAAAGAAGTGATTGCAGGTAATACGAATAATAAGGAAAAAACTACCGCATCAACAATCAATATTGAAGAAAATGCCGATGTTAGCACTATTACTTTTGGTAAAGAAGCGAATCCGGTGAGTGGCTCAGTTGTTGTTAATAGTGATAATAATAGTGTTGATGTATTCCAAGGTGGAAGTGCAACAAATACCACAGTTAATCTCAAAAAGGCTAATGAGGCAACAATTAAAGACATCAAAAATGTTACGGTTGAAACGAAAAAAGCTATCTCTGCTAATCAAATTAGCAATGTAGACACACTCACATTAAAAAGTGGTGCTGTCGTAACAGCAACGGCCGCAACAACACCTCTTACGATCAATAAAATTGTTTCGGAGGGCAACAATGAAGTGAGAATTTCACCAAACAATGAAATTCAGCTCACCGAGGGCGTGACTGATAATAATCTGAAAGTGTCCCTTACTGGAGCCGGTATTATTAACAAGCCGTATGTAACTATTTCGGACGATAAGCCGGACAATGTTACGGTTGCCGATACTAACAACGGTACATTTGAATTTAAAGATAAAGCCTTTAAGTTAATTGATACTCAACAAACGACAGATATTACCGTACCAGTTATTCGATTCGAGAAAGATACAAATAATGATGGAGTCTTAACCACTAACGAAGAAGCATCCAATACGACAAATATCACGATTTCTTTTAATGAGCCTGATCAGCTTTACGGTGATGAAACAATTGAAGTTGTGATCATTCGAAACGGTAAACAAGAAACAATCCCAGTAACATTAGAGGATCATGATTACCATAACCCAATCACCATACCGATTTCAAGAAATGAAAAAGAAGCGGTAGAGATTTTTGCCGTTACTAAGGATCCGAAAAACGTAAGATCGCCGAAATCATCAACACTTACTATAAATGCGAAGAATATTACTCCACCTACTCCGGTAGAACAGAGAAACGGAAGTTCTGTAACCGCCGAAACTAAACCGGCTATTACAATTGAACAGCAAAATGGAAGTAGTTTAACCGCCGAGGCAAAACCGGAAATCGCTATTGTTCAGAAAAATGGAAGTGGCGTAACCACTGAGACTAAACCGGAAATTGCTATTGAACAGCAAAACGGAAGTGGCGTAACTGCTGAAGCTAAACCGGAAATCACTGTTGAACAGCAAAACGGAAGTGGCGTAACTGCTGAAGCTAAACCGGCTATTACTATTATTGAACAGCAAAATGGAAGTTCTGTTACTACCGAAGCTAAACCGGCGATTACTATTGAACAGCAAAACGGAAGCTCTATTACCACCGAAGTTAAACCGGCTATTACTATTGAACAGCA of Actinobacillus arthritidis contains these proteins:
- a CDS encoding porin family protein — protein: MRLPSLAEIENVSQKISERLDDLRAQTEVTTPRHINKTIEQPKIAAPQRESKQISMTKEALIQRPDLLSNALNLALLQGNTDTVEFLFPLYQKMPKRYQDSGFIKWSEAILARHYGDYTKTIQHYREILATYPEATAARLQLAIALFENNQYEASEDQFQKVRSDNIPNEIKALTDKYLSAMSYRDRWNFSGGITYLNDPNINNAPKGGTRYGNWTAPKSESAQGFGFNFNIGKKWSWGNGFYNELRLDTNGKYYWNNKKYNEVSTRGNFGLGYQTARLNIALLPFMEQTWYAGGSKSSESIKRFSKSGGTMLETTYWISPQWQWNNAYEYAEMRYMDRLHLNGNYHFISSGLTYLTNANQYWFTNLNYNRTSTRDKDDSYIRRGLNLGWGQEWNLGVSTRLSLSYAQKNYKAPMPIFSITQRNKEYGVTASIWHRAIHYWGITPRLTYSFTKVKSNHTFYSYDKHRVFIEFSKRF
- a CDS encoding autotransporter domain-containing protein; this encodes MTFTKNRIALAILFGIPTVSVVMPTVAVAQSRFDVTDQLQFQQALNAAKINQTLTVISLLNDIVISTYNTAANDKRALPLEMGNVTIEGNNRSLTVRAAPISLTGNVVMSNLKLILPPATGEINLDVTAKSQEEVTQFIYQNGKDLTLNNVDTQINQNAKSLATIVMGNGTDTSGEGNGTLTLSGVVGKPHFTKVKEVIAGNTNNKEKTTASTINIEENADVSTITFGKEANPVSGSVVVNSDNNSVDVFQGGSATNTTVNLKKANEATIKDIKNVTVETKKAISANQISNVDTLTLKSGAVVTATAATTPLTINKIVSEGNNEVRISPNNEIQLTEGVTDNNLKVSLTGAGIINKPYVTISDDKPDNVTVADTNNGTFEFKDKAFKLIDTQQTTDITVPVIRFEKDTNNDGVLTTNEEASNTTNITISFNEPDQLYGDETIEVVIIRNGKQETIPVTLEDHDYHNPITIPISRNEKEAVEIFAVTKDPKNVRSPKSSTLTINAKNITPPTPVEQRNGSSVTAETKPAITIEQQNGSSLTAEAKPEIAIVQKNGSGVTTETKPEIAIEQQNGSGVTAEAKPEITVEQQNGSGVTAEAKPAITIIEQQNGSSVTTEAKPAITIEQQNGSSITTEVKPAITIEQQNGSGVTAEAKPAITIIEQQNGSSVTTEAKPAITIEQQNGSSVTTEAKPAITIEQQNGSSVTTEAKPAITIEQQNGSSLTAEAKPAITIEQQNGSGVTAEAKPEITIEQKNGSSVTTEVKPAITIEQQNGSSVTTEAKPAITIEQQNGSSLTAEAKPEITIEQKNGSSLTTEAKPAITIEQQNGSSVTTNTKPEITVEKQNGSSVTAEEKPTTETPVVQTKGTSVTTEEKPTIAIQIEPDNSKTLVLLESQRIANIPLSNLATQTHDIATISADLAQAVIEKFPENGNNYRVWSKNTLANSKHYANFHKGYESDSFRTQLGISGLINERTQVGWILNDMRSDNDFADNAKSENKFLMSSIFMKYQTPTGNFVAIDVGLGRIKNELKTNGEEIDLRRKVWQAGLTFGKELKWKQIEITPKAGIRYSHLESANYQLNGNQIQEEAVGFVSYLVGLDAGYRFNLAEHYSLKPFVSLEHWWNKGNSDVKVNGYNFNFNASNQYHYLGGLEFAYKNFKLKASAGITNGSQMAKQNLARLHLSYDF